In the genome of Vespa crabro chromosome 17, iyVesCrab1.2, whole genome shotgun sequence, one region contains:
- the LOC124430108 gene encoding probable serine/threonine-protein kinase ndrD, which translates to MRRFDDVRGTRKIGASPPFRVLTTRDSSYLGTSSSSSSIIPQPRSTTSPKIQLPPAQPPTPPPPTAPDPYKLVPAGTALGRAHRRSSFVIIAESRPATPESRSVSPTQPLGRVSPFRGRGFKGPPPRSRPDSPDDYLDLRKSHQRNVRNDSRVSQQSSPRKSLIPQPTRRRSVSLSKTTDDRISPNIGRRGDKKNWLSVHGSIDNVNDGRRNNFLNDSSKLRRDRGIIRTPSKLSPIRGTPTRVDKSNLRTVTTRDSKNVKNLQRNTTTTVNSVSRFISPPKNIQKRERFITTDDNVTPIKTSRIPLKNNGSKGSSNISMSEISRNKEINDNEKIDQMEDTINLNNNESTRNDNVKDQIGLTDLLKRTSGVTGTSSVVNTTTTTAVQPLRIDNSRIPIDTTKIEGQFIDITRKSESSYLKNDDTNGNKSRLLNGQNHDDKNNTRKKNTPSTYGTPTKANNEQRYSTTNKDGASDSSGGSNSNNAIKSRLNSARTNRVYNRTTSRERFDVSKENDSVNSKTSSNTRNSKNSKSNKRSNFIDEISPVSNNSILENDRKEIEIVKIITDTDKNVNDGKSITSNEVIVINTIGGGTINNKTMTDDNTSSSKSNKVIGNRVITEATVETETLRQNVIDQGENVFVSSNETERISGTMSSLKTNVKGNEIITNTMTTTTTTTTTVTSMSRTNGISVNSIGDSGTIGNVPLKTVHTRNIQNHGNGNTPKRSLTQLSTGSNDSERSTDTGVSVDTVKGVSSPRVKSGMHVVKRPDEIETLSGNVMRPEQNGDPTALQTAGEPNSEEDRPSADKPLSRWKRTLGRYYERFPSMRCLACRRNSKILSWSRKRETTTMGNEPMETRHDIADDIPIDCWSKFKKRCRCQRPKGIRCCARRDRVAPDEPNICFPPERRLSALCQRLFASCKCKCADVQRTRDIRAKPSLTSVAPPPLSEEPKAKIPDVLVEHNSLMRGAIPCMPVPLAWFCLVFNVLLPGTGTVWSGLFNLCTGQPRFSAVAGLKARFGAFVVNLIVGVSQLFTVLFCLVGWGWSVWWGVTMVRLARKYKRYKASEAANGDPEARTGEGSGIPSGLPSQSLRGIERAR; encoded by the exons ATGAGACGCTTCGACGATGTCCGTGGTACCCGTAAAATTGGAGCGTCGCCTCCATTTCGTGTTCTCACGACACGAGATTCTTCCTATCTCggcacgtcgtcgtcgtcatcgtcgatcATACCCCAACCAAGATCGACAACGTCACCAAAAATACAATTACCACCAGCTCAACCTCCAACACCGCCACCACCAACCGCACCGGATCCTTATAAATTGGTGCCAGCTG GTACGGCCCTTGGTAGGGCCCATCGTCGTTCCAGTTTCGTGATAATCGCTGAAAGTAGACCAGCCACTCCGGAATCAAGAAGTGTCTCGCCTACTCAACCACTAGGAAGGGTTTCGCCATTTCGAGGTCGTGGTTTCAAGGGTCCACCACCTAGATCAAGACCAGACTCACCGGATGATTATCTTGATCTAAGAAAGAGCCATCAAAGAAACGTTCGAAATGATTCGAGAG taTCCCAACAGAGCAGTCCGAGGAAGAGTTTGATACCTCAACCGACCCGACGGCGATCAGTTTCTCTTAGCAAAACAACAGATGATAGAATATCACCAAACATTGGACGTCGtggtgataagaaaaattggcTGAGCGTTCATGGTAGTATCGACAATGTCAATGACGGccgtagaaataattttttaaacgattcaTCAAAATTGAGACGCGATCGGGGAATAATTAGAACACCATCGAAACTTTCACCGATTCGTGGTACACCAACGAGAGTTGACAAATCAAATCTACGTACAGTAACAACGAGAGAttctaaaaatgttaaaaatcttCAACGGAATACAACGACGACGGTTAATTCCGTTTCACGTTTTATATCGCCACCGAAGAACATtcaaaaaagggaaagatttATAACGACCGATGATAACGTGACGCCCATCAAAACATCAAGAATacctttgaaaaataatggaTCAAAAGGTTCGTCAAATATCAGCATGTCCGAGATATCGAGAAACAAGGAAATCAATGATAATGAGAAAATCGATCAAATGGAAGATACGATTAACTTGAACAACAATGAATCAACGAGAAATGATAATGTGAAGGATCAAATTGGTTTAACGGATCTATTGAAAAGGACATCCGGTGTAACTGGTACGTCAAGTGTCGTTAATACGACAACGACTACAGCGGTCCAACCATTACGTATCGATAATTCAAGAATTCCAATAGATACGACGAAAATCGAAGGACAATTCATTGACATAACAAGAAAATCCGAATCGtcatatttaaaaaacgaTGATACGAATGGTAATAAATCGAGATTGTTAAATGGTCAAAAtcatgatgataaaaataatacccgaaaaaaaaatacaccaTCGACTTATGGTACACCAACAAAAGCTAACAACGAACAACGTTATTCGACGACTAATAAGGATGGTGCTAGTGATTCATCGGGTGGTAGTAATTCGAACAATGCCATTAAATCTCGTTTAAATAGCGCACGAACTAATAGAGTTTACAATCGTACAACCAGCCGTGAACGTTTCGACGTTTCAAAGGAAAACGATTCCGTTAATTCAAAGACAAGTTCCAATACGAGAAATTCAAAGAATTCAAAGTCGAACAAACGATCGAATTTCATCGATGAAATATCACCAGTTTCAAATAATTCCATTTTAGAAAATGATAGGAAAGAAATTGAGATCGTCAAAATAATTACCGATActgataaaaatgttaacgatGGAAAATCAATAACTAGTAACGaagttatcgtcattaatacgATCGGTGGTggtacgattaataataaaacgatgacAGATGATAACACGTCTTCGTCTAAATCTAACAAGGTTATTGGAAATAGAGTAATAACTGAGGCAACCGTTGAAACTGAAACATTGAGGCAAAACGTTATTGATCAAGGAGAAAATGTTTTCGTTTCGTCGAACGAAACGGAGAGAATATCTGGGACAATGTCATCATTGAAAACAAACGTTAAAGGGAATGAGATAATAACTAAtacgatgacgacaacaacaacgacaactaCGACTGTTACGTCTATGTCACGAACTAATGGTATTTCTGTTAATTCCATTGGTGATTCCGGAACGATCGGTAATGTTCCTTTAAAAACTGTTCATACACGTAATATTCAGAATCATGGGAATGGAAATACACCGAAAAGGTCATTGACCCAGCTTTCTACTGGATCTAATGATAGTGAACGATCCACTGATACTGGGGTCAGTGTTGATACCGTCAAAGGAGTTTCCTCGCCAAGAGTGAAAAGCGGAATGCATGTGGTCAAACGACCGGATGAGATCGAGACATTGAGCGGAAATGTGATGAGACCAGAACAAAATGGCGATCCAAC GGCGTTGCAGACAGCAGGTGAGCCCAACTCGGAGGAAGATAGGCCAAGTGCCGACAAGCCCCTTAGTCGATGGAAAAGGACCTTGGGCCGTTATTACGAACGTTTTCCAAGTATGAGATGTCTAGCATGTCGACGTAATTCTAAGATCCTTTCGTGgtccagaaagagagaaacaactaCTATGGGAAATGAACCGATGGAAACGAGACATGACATTGCCGATGATATACCGATCGATTGTTGGTCCAAATTCAAGAAAAGATGCAG ATGTCAACGTCCAAAGGGAATTAGATGCTGCGCAAGAAGGGACAGAGTCGCACCGGACGAGCCCAATATTTGTTTTCCACCGGAGAGAAGATTATCCGCCCTTTGCCAACGGCTTTTTGCCAGTTGCAAATGTAAATGTGCGGACGTACAACGCACAAGGGATATACGTGCCAAGCCCAGTCTGACTAGTGTCGCGCCCCCTCCACTTTCCGAG GAGCCAAAGGCTAAAATACCTGACGTTTTGGTGGAGCACAACTCTTTGATGCGAGGTGCCATTCCTTGTATGCCAGTTCCACTAGCTTGGTTTTGTCTCGTATTTAACGTCTTGCTACCTGGTACAG gGACAGTTTGGAGCGGACTATTCAATCTTTGCACAGGACAGCCAAGATTTTCGGCAGTGGCCGGTTTAAAGGCAAGATTTGGTGCATTTGTCGTTAATCTTATAGTAGGCGTCAGCCAATTATTCACAGTACTATTTTGTCTCGTTGGATGGGGTTGGAGCGTTTGGTGGGGTGTAACGATGGTTCGTTTGGCAA GAAAGTACAAAAGATATAAAGCTTCGGAAGCTGCAAATGGTGATCCAGAGGCAAGAACAGGCGAAGGATCTGGCATACCATCTGGATTACCCAGTCAATCATTGAGAGGAATCGAAAGAGCACGTTGA
- the LOC124430078 gene encoding putative uncharacterized protein DDB_G0282133 isoform X1 — MAEKCKECGCECTKCTEKDLQQCDMHLHVEIENLRQRLLERDNHIITMETQFLNEAEKFPNGELASIKEEILIWQEKYQRLYEAHKRVQKVNQNLEDKLLRIVDKCESEKGTFTKDIATLSHRLADANYTIHRLTQDNERYRNDVNLAIQLLQCKPSNFVGQKYDSLPTEVQAKVRTYIAHKRCSKDSSPPNMKSIIVPISTFPPTAMVYNVSKQGVEKHSDEDDVEESKPPVDIVSAAIMAKVLEDREKERIFAKHCDTCTCHKSILLVDAECQTVNNSDGCNECTFRHVQIEEKHSEYINKINKSLQSRSNQNSNANSIFQKHSQDAIDNGNIHFHNNSDCTKYSNSMQYLYNVKDNKLAIKSNKSLADLRDDNKKDSMRQDNMEIHTQIDVINNDKQTSLRSNRNANMSSNIIANIPTLSTTSVTFNNITPTNTAININGDKSKQTRTNRKSDFLIDAKSNTSNWIKYEKETSSCSYTIPGNAAKYFSNKEQTQIDIINDRLWKNEWIKTKLDTNTKDKNNDNITNDPGIDIINSRDWKNNRIWTEPQNPTHLTLIEVKNIDNVMAHNDCRQVEIATSPSFSSDSVIISTSDPPSSSSDILQSSIGVQSINSVNNQKSNSHNRTLGSRSCLVRLTHGSKNVLIDNDGHCKATLFTNTNNKPNAALVHTKKAITIGSERSPPVTSKKHSVLLQDSNQLQRVAEWVQSSVCIENSVQNNLNGLKISDNSVNKEENCLFTYANEKSSNHKSFQLHNKQCHDINEKEELNKEIDSNKEIDSLFPGTNVNSMMVDDKDKDLITFDIPNEDEKTRSSINDKNSIDNSYEVKITREMEETYLKLAASLDPVTLSLSDANNSDITIEKYRKNYKRLHAQRSHDKVGSMT; from the exons ATGGCAGAGAAGTGTAAG GAATGCGGCTGTGAATGCACAAAATGCACGGAGAAAGATCTTCAACAATGTGACATGCACTTGCACgtagagatagaaaatttacGTCAGCGCCtattagaaagagataatCATATTATAACAATGGAGACGCAATTTTTAAACGAGGCAGAAAAATTTCCAAATGGAGAATTGGCCTcgataaaggaagaaattctTATCTGgcaagaaaaatatcaaaggtTATATGAGGCGCATAAAAGAGTTCAGAAAGTCAATCAAAATCTCGAAGATAAATTACTTAGAATAGTGGATAAGTGCGAGAGCGAGAAGGGTACATTCACAAAAGATATAGCGACGTTATCTCATCGTTTGGCCGATGCAAATTATACTATACATCGTTTGACCCAAGATAAT GAAAGGTATAGAAATGATGTGAATTTGGCCATTCAATTACTTCAATGTAAGCCTTCCAATTTTGTTGGACAAAAATATGATTCG TTGCCCACCGAAGTGCAAGCCAAAGTTCGAACATATATTGCACATAAAAGATGTTCGAAAGATTCATCACCGCCCAATATGAAAAGCATAATAGTACCTATATCAACATTTCCTCCTACTGCAATGGTTTACAATGTATCTAAGCAAGGAGTTGAAAAACATAGCGATGAAGATGACGTAGAAGAATCTAAACCCCCTGTTGACATAGTGTCAGCTGCTATTATGGCTAAAGTATTGGAggatagagaaaaggaaagaatttttGCTAAACACTGTGATACTTGCACATGtcataaaagtattttattggTTGATGCTGAATGCCAAACGGTAAATAATTCTGATGGTTGTAACGAATGCACATTTAGACATGTACAAATTGAAGAAAAGCATTCggaatatataaacaaaattaataaatcattacaATCTAGAAGTAATCAAAATTCTAATGCAAATTCGATCTTTCAAAAGCATAGCCAAGATGCTATTGACAATGGAAACATCCATTTTCATAATAACAGTGATTGTACAAAGTATTCTAATTCCATGCAGTATTTATATAacgttaaagataataaacttGCCATCAAGAGTAATAAAAGTTTAGCAGATTTAAgggatgataataaaaaggattcAATGAGACAAGACAATATGGAAATCCATACACAGAttgatgtaataaataatgacaaaCAAACATCTTTAAGAAGCAATAGAAACGCTAATATGTCTTCTAATATAATAGCTAATATACCTACTCTTTCTACTACATCTGTTACCTTTAATAACATTACACCAACTAATACTGCTATTAACATTAATGGGGATAAATCAAAACAAACGCGTACAAATAGAAAATCTGATTTTCTAATAGACGCAAAATCTAATACAAGCAATTGGATtaaatatgagaaagaaacatCTTCCTGTTCTTATACTATACCCGGTAACGCTGCAAAATATTTTAGCAATAAAGAACAGACACAAATagacattattaatgatagaTTATGGAAAAATGAAtggataaaaacaaaattagacACTAAtacaaaggataaaaataatgataatattactaatgatCCTggaatagatattattaatagcagagattggaaaaataatagaatttggACAGAGCCTCAAAATCCTACCCATTTAACTTTGAttgaagtaaaaaatatagataacgtAATGGCACACAATGATTGTAGACAAGTCGAAATAGCTACTAGTCCAAGTTTTAGTAGCGACAGTGTTATCATTTCAACTTCCGATCCACCTAGTAGTTCTAGCGATATTTTACAATCTTCTATTGGAGTACAATCAATTAATTCTGTGAATAATCAAAAATCTAATTCCCATAATCGTACATTAGGTTCAAGATCCTGTCTTGTACGATTAACACATGGATCAAAGAACGTTCTAATAGATAACGATGGACATTGTAAAGCTACCTTATTTacaaatacgaataataaaccAAATGCAGCTTTAGTACATACAAAAAAAGCAATTACAATTGGATCAGAGAGATCACCTCCTGTTACAAGTAAAAAACATTCAGTTCTATTACAAGATAGTAATCAATTACAGAGAGTAGCGGAATGGGTTCAATCATCTGTTTGCATAGAAAATTCTgtacaaaataatttaaatggatTAAAAATTAGTGATAATAGCGTTAACAAAGAGGAAAACTGTTTGTTCACTTATGCGAATGAAAAGTCTTCTAATCATAAATCTTTTCAACTTCATAACAAACAATGCcatgatataaatgaaaaagaagaattaaataaggaaatagatagtaataaagaaatagattcTTTATTCCCTGGAACAAATGTTAATAGTATGATGGTGGATGATAAGGACAAAGATTTAATTACGTTTGATATACCTAATGAAGATGAAAAGACACGTTCATccataaatgataaaaattctattgatAATAGTTATGAAGTTAAGATTACCAGAGAAATGGAAGAAACGTATTTAAAGTTGGCAGCAAGTTTAGATCCAGTCACGCTTAGTTTATCCGATGCAAATAACAGTGACAttacaattgaaaaatataggaaaaattataaaaggcTTCACGCCCAAAGATCTCACGATAAAGTAGGATCTATGACTTAA
- the LOC124430078 gene encoding putative uncharacterized protein DDB_G0282133 isoform X2, whose translation MHLHVEIENLRQRLLERDNHIITMETQFLNEAEKFPNGELASIKEEILIWQEKYQRLYEAHKRVQKVNQNLEDKLLRIVDKCESEKGTFTKDIATLSHRLADANYTIHRLTQDNERYRNDVNLAIQLLQCKPSNFVGQKYDSLPTEVQAKVRTYIAHKRCSKDSSPPNMKSIIVPISTFPPTAMVYNVSKQGVEKHSDEDDVEESKPPVDIVSAAIMAKVLEDREKERIFAKHCDTCTCHKSILLVDAECQTVNNSDGCNECTFRHVQIEEKHSEYINKINKSLQSRSNQNSNANSIFQKHSQDAIDNGNIHFHNNSDCTKYSNSMQYLYNVKDNKLAIKSNKSLADLRDDNKKDSMRQDNMEIHTQIDVINNDKQTSLRSNRNANMSSNIIANIPTLSTTSVTFNNITPTNTAININGDKSKQTRTNRKSDFLIDAKSNTSNWIKYEKETSSCSYTIPGNAAKYFSNKEQTQIDIINDRLWKNEWIKTKLDTNTKDKNNDNITNDPGIDIINSRDWKNNRIWTEPQNPTHLTLIEVKNIDNVMAHNDCRQVEIATSPSFSSDSVIISTSDPPSSSSDILQSSIGVQSINSVNNQKSNSHNRTLGSRSCLVRLTHGSKNVLIDNDGHCKATLFTNTNNKPNAALVHTKKAITIGSERSPPVTSKKHSVLLQDSNQLQRVAEWVQSSVCIENSVQNNLNGLKISDNSVNKEENCLFTYANEKSSNHKSFQLHNKQCHDINEKEELNKEIDSNKEIDSLFPGTNVNSMMVDDKDKDLITFDIPNEDEKTRSSINDKNSIDNSYEVKITREMEETYLKLAASLDPVTLSLSDANNSDITIEKYRKNYKRLHAQRSHDKVGSMT comes from the exons ATGCACTTGCACgtagagatagaaaatttacGTCAGCGCCtattagaaagagataatCATATTATAACAATGGAGACGCAATTTTTAAACGAGGCAGAAAAATTTCCAAATGGAGAATTGGCCTcgataaaggaagaaattctTATCTGgcaagaaaaatatcaaaggtTATATGAGGCGCATAAAAGAGTTCAGAAAGTCAATCAAAATCTCGAAGATAAATTACTTAGAATAGTGGATAAGTGCGAGAGCGAGAAGGGTACATTCACAAAAGATATAGCGACGTTATCTCATCGTTTGGCCGATGCAAATTATACTATACATCGTTTGACCCAAGATAAT GAAAGGTATAGAAATGATGTGAATTTGGCCATTCAATTACTTCAATGTAAGCCTTCCAATTTTGTTGGACAAAAATATGATTCG TTGCCCACCGAAGTGCAAGCCAAAGTTCGAACATATATTGCACATAAAAGATGTTCGAAAGATTCATCACCGCCCAATATGAAAAGCATAATAGTACCTATATCAACATTTCCTCCTACTGCAATGGTTTACAATGTATCTAAGCAAGGAGTTGAAAAACATAGCGATGAAGATGACGTAGAAGAATCTAAACCCCCTGTTGACATAGTGTCAGCTGCTATTATGGCTAAAGTATTGGAggatagagaaaaggaaagaatttttGCTAAACACTGTGATACTTGCACATGtcataaaagtattttattggTTGATGCTGAATGCCAAACGGTAAATAATTCTGATGGTTGTAACGAATGCACATTTAGACATGTACAAATTGAAGAAAAGCATTCggaatatataaacaaaattaataaatcattacaATCTAGAAGTAATCAAAATTCTAATGCAAATTCGATCTTTCAAAAGCATAGCCAAGATGCTATTGACAATGGAAACATCCATTTTCATAATAACAGTGATTGTACAAAGTATTCTAATTCCATGCAGTATTTATATAacgttaaagataataaacttGCCATCAAGAGTAATAAAAGTTTAGCAGATTTAAgggatgataataaaaaggattcAATGAGACAAGACAATATGGAAATCCATACACAGAttgatgtaataaataatgacaaaCAAACATCTTTAAGAAGCAATAGAAACGCTAATATGTCTTCTAATATAATAGCTAATATACCTACTCTTTCTACTACATCTGTTACCTTTAATAACATTACACCAACTAATACTGCTATTAACATTAATGGGGATAAATCAAAACAAACGCGTACAAATAGAAAATCTGATTTTCTAATAGACGCAAAATCTAATACAAGCAATTGGATtaaatatgagaaagaaacatCTTCCTGTTCTTATACTATACCCGGTAACGCTGCAAAATATTTTAGCAATAAAGAACAGACACAAATagacattattaatgatagaTTATGGAAAAATGAAtggataaaaacaaaattagacACTAAtacaaaggataaaaataatgataatattactaatgatCCTggaatagatattattaatagcagagattggaaaaataatagaatttggACAGAGCCTCAAAATCCTACCCATTTAACTTTGAttgaagtaaaaaatatagataacgtAATGGCACACAATGATTGTAGACAAGTCGAAATAGCTACTAGTCCAAGTTTTAGTAGCGACAGTGTTATCATTTCAACTTCCGATCCACCTAGTAGTTCTAGCGATATTTTACAATCTTCTATTGGAGTACAATCAATTAATTCTGTGAATAATCAAAAATCTAATTCCCATAATCGTACATTAGGTTCAAGATCCTGTCTTGTACGATTAACACATGGATCAAAGAACGTTCTAATAGATAACGATGGACATTGTAAAGCTACCTTATTTacaaatacgaataataaaccAAATGCAGCTTTAGTACATACAAAAAAAGCAATTACAATTGGATCAGAGAGATCACCTCCTGTTACAAGTAAAAAACATTCAGTTCTATTACAAGATAGTAATCAATTACAGAGAGTAGCGGAATGGGTTCAATCATCTGTTTGCATAGAAAATTCTgtacaaaataatttaaatggatTAAAAATTAGTGATAATAGCGTTAACAAAGAGGAAAACTGTTTGTTCACTTATGCGAATGAAAAGTCTTCTAATCATAAATCTTTTCAACTTCATAACAAACAATGCcatgatataaatgaaaaagaagaattaaataaggaaatagatagtaataaagaaatagattcTTTATTCCCTGGAACAAATGTTAATAGTATGATGGTGGATGATAAGGACAAAGATTTAATTACGTTTGATATACCTAATGAAGATGAAAAGACACGTTCATccataaatgataaaaattctattgatAATAGTTATGAAGTTAAGATTACCAGAGAAATGGAAGAAACGTATTTAAAGTTGGCAGCAAGTTTAGATCCAGTCACGCTTAGTTTATCCGATGCAAATAACAGTGACAttacaattgaaaaatataggaaaaattataaaaggcTTCACGCCCAAAGATCTCACGATAAAGTAGGATCTATGACTTAA